Within Macaca nemestrina isolate mMacNem1 chromosome X, mMacNem.hap1, whole genome shotgun sequence, the genomic segment GTTGTGGGTTATGATCGCACCACCGCACacaagcctgagtgacagagcaaggccctgtctcaaaaaaaagaaaaacagtttagtCTCCCTCTCACACCAATCACCTGCAACAGTTAACTATAGGCAGCAGTTTTTTAGCCACTAATTACTGTTCACTGATAAAATAATGGTCACTACATAAACCAGCAAATCTCTACAGCagcactgtccaacagaactttctgtgatgatggaaatgttctacatctCATGCTTTTCAATAGAGTAAATAGCATGTAGCCACATGGTAGCTACTTGATACTTGAAGTATTGCTAAGGAGACTAAagaactacattttaaattttacttaactttaattcatttaaatagccatatgtggctagtgACTACCATATGGGCATTACATAATGTGCTATCCATTATGGTAGTCACTAGCCACATATGGAGCTCTAGAGTACCTAAGAGAAGAAACACATACACGCACATTTCACTTAATATCTAActcacatttattaaaaattgaagATTACAGAAAAGCATAAGATTGGTGTCATTAAACAAGCTTAATTAACTTACCTTTGACTAATAAATGAAAGTATTTAATAACACTAAAGGAATTTTGAGAATAAGTTCTATTCCAaccttagaaattaaaaacaaaaacaaagcagctATTCTCCAAAGGAGAAAGCAACCACAGATCTCCCTCTAGTGGCAAAAGATAAAGTTGCTGCTGAAAAGCTGAACTGCTCCTCCATACATAGAACTGCTCAgacatttcttttataaaattttaacttaAGATTCTAAATCAACATATAAGGAAAATAGATCTATTTTTTGTCGACAAAAATTAGACCTACTGCCCAGTAATAGcatggattaaaaaaattagacaattTTCATTTACTATGAATGCTAATCTCTCTAGAAATCTCatctctccagaaaaaaaatgttttgccaATGACATTTGGGTATCTGGGACTTTCAccaaataaaagtttataaagccATAACCAAACTATGAGCAACAGAAAAGAGAGCAGTTCTCCTCTGTTGGTAAATATTCTGGGATAGAGCATGAAAGGAGCTGACTCAGAAGTATAAAGTAGTAAGCAGCAGTGAGTGGGGTTTGTAACAACTCAGGGTACATCAAAAGAAACAATACATTATAAGAGTTCTTAACCAAAACAACACTTTTCATTCTGGTATTCAGTTTCAAAAGACAGCTCTGCCACATTGCCAGTTTTAATTACAACCATAAACACTCATTTAGATTTCACTATTGAACTACTTTCAAGTACAAGAAGGAACTCAAAATAGAAACGACTTATGATACAACTATTGTTAGTCCCTCACAGCTTCAGGGAAAACAGGCTTTATATACACTGTAGTAAGTACAGAATGTACAGAAGACAGTTATATATACAAAAGTGCATTAATATAGTAATACATTTAGCagtaatacaggaaaaaaaaatcctggttaACAATCTGATACATTACAGTATTTAAGACTACTTGAAGATTCTCCAAACCAGTCAACTTTCTACTTGCTTTGGTTATGATATTGCTGCTACATAACTAATCTTtgaaactaaaaagcaaaaacaaaaacaaaaacccacaatttgaaatttttatccATCTGTGAATTGTTTTGCATATACTTGTTTATCATTAATAGACTTTGACAATAGTCCTTAAATTCCCAACACAAAGATTCAGAATAGATAATACTTATTAAGTGAGAGTACTCAAATAGGAAATTAAATGGATCCACTACAGGGACATTATCTGCTCCATTGCTAAAAGACTCAGCTAGATAACCTAACCACAAATCTCAATTTCAGTCTCAGTTTAAATCCAATAGGTCAGCTACTGTTAAAAGAGCCAGCAGCTTCACAAAACAAGTCATGGCTTCAGGCCACTGTTCCTTATTCAGTTGTTCAATTCAGAATAGTAAGAGTTAACTTGTTATTTATACATATAGTCTACAACTACCTTTACCTAGTCAAAATGTATATGCATAATTAGAGCAAGTCTCCCCTTTTTCACCCCCATCCCTCACCACAAAAATGAACAGATTTCCACACAGGTTTTGTTGGACACAAAGACGCAACAAAGAAAtctgacaattaaaaaaaagtactACATATAGAATTTACAGAAGACCAAACAAGTTTTTCTGAGTTCGGTATGAGggtcaaattaaaatttaatttgccaTTATATGCTCTAGGTTAAAACACTaattaccttaattttaaaaataactggagggagagccagaaagaaagaattctaacgttaaaaaaaaataagaaaataaaatttcagcgAGTCAACTCAGATCTTCAGCAGTACCATGCAACTTCCTCACTCTTCATGGCCAGTTAGAAGAATTTTCAGAGTTCCTTCTAAGCCTTTTGGAATaagtaaattattttccaaagaaataagaccTAAGCATTATAAGTAGTTATGTTCCAGATACTATGCTAACAAAGATGCCTAGCTTAAAATATCTCAGATAGTTtttattcacttagcataattttatttttaagacaaagtttATCTTACTTTATCAGACTTAAAACGAATCCAAAGTTACCACAGTACATGTGTATACAAATACTTATTTCCTAACTAATAGTCCTTTCAGAATTAAATTTACTTCTAGTTCAGACATGTTGAATGAGTCAGTGCCCTCAACATCAACACTATTATTTGCATGCAACTGGGGATTTTCCTATTAATTGTCCCAAACTATAAACGGACTGTGAGTACCCTCCACCAATTCCAAACAAATGTTTTTCTTGGAGATAGAAGTGCTAAAAGTTCATTTGttaaaggaaagaagaggagtaTGTTCCAGCTATTACACAAATGAATTCAAAGAATTCATAAAGAATCAACTTGCTACATAATCTCTGTCCTTGAAGTGCTTTTGCTTGTACCTTGAAAATTATCTTTCCAGATATTAAAAGTGCTCTGGTTTGAAGAAGTATCCTGGCATATGATCtttttcagaggaaaaaacaTACATTAAGCCATACTTTAGATAACTTTCAAGGCTCTTCAATGATCTAGCTAGGCTGAAAATAAAGTTACGCAAATGAAATTTAAgatttgaagatttttgtttttatactctATTAGCATTGATTGGTTCAATTTAATGACTTTGCTTACTGATACCCAATTCCATGGGCATTATGCAAAACAAATTacaacatttggattgtttttgaGTTTTGAAAAGCCTGATATTGACAAAAAGTACAGAGTTCACCACCTTTAAGGCACATGAGGCTATACAGAGTAAGCCACAAACAAAGTCTCTGctggagaacccagaaacaaacaaGACTTCTATACTGGTTGTGTACTAACATTTCTAGCTAAAATATGAAGACATTtgctatattttataatttttaaagctcatcagaaTCTGGATACCTCTATATAGTAGTTTCCTATAATTCTTCCTTTTTGAGAGGATTTAgcacttttaaaagttaaataaaatgagaagttcACCCAATCTATAATGTCATTATTTTATAAGTCAGTTTCTGAGATTAATTCAGCAATATCTAATTCACTCAAGGGACAGAGGAACTGGACAAAACTGCCATAGCCTAACAAAAATGAGGTAAGTCTCatgaaaaaaaagtgttattttattCTAAGTTCTTGTTGGGAGAGAATGAACTAGCCCTTTATACCTCACTACACATTATAATGCATCACCTTCCTTTAATTCAGTTGCAAaactatagaaaaatattatatatgtcatTTTGTTAAATGCAAGTCTCATCCTTTAAAAAGCTGTGGTAGGAACTGAGATACTACTATAAGATCTCTAATAAAATGTTTCTGGATAAATCTGTGGGAAATTCATTACGCCCTCAGTTAAGAAGGCTTATTTTCAAAGAGGAGACTTAAAATTTGCTCCAGTGTCAGTTCTCTACAGATGAGAACCAATACTACAGCAAGTCAGTCTTGCCTTTTTATTAATTGGTTAGTTTggatttgaatttaaaaataaatacttctgaGTTGGATTGTTTTAAATTGAACTCAGAGATATACCATATTGAATAAATTATTACTTATTCCAAGAAAGAAATAGTTCAAACTTTGAATTATCTACACAAGACATTACAATGGAAAAAACACACAGCACATGAACAGAGACCTAAGaactttttatgtctttttctgctagtttcttttttggggggacagaggACTATTAAATCTCCCTCTTCAATCACGAGCAAGCCCAAGTtatttaatgattttcttttaatcaaatgaaatattttcaatctCCTTCAACCCAACTTTATTACTATCTCTAACTTATAGTACTATAATGACAGTTCATCTGGATTTACACAAAATTTCATGATGCACTTCTATAAACATTCAAACctttacaaactttaaaaatcaactttgtgGCACTTTGGTAAACTTATTTAACAGTGACTCAAGTTAAATTGAAAGTAGTAAGACTATGATTATTGGGAAAGTAGGGAAATTGGTCTTAAATTACATCATGACCTTGTTTAGGGTTTTCTTTTACTGATCCCTGTTAAGTAAATAGTTTCCAAGTATTTGACAGATACATGGTGCTCTATGGTCTCCAAAAGTGGCCTGTTTTCCTCACAGAATAGGTAAAGATGGCAGGCAATCATTCTGTGGCATTTTACTTTTGCTAAGAGCAGGTAGAGAATTTAGATACAGTTACTATGCTCTCCATTTGCTCTTCCTATACTTGGAAGGGAAAACAGTGAGGTTAAGTTGTTCCACCTCCCCAGAGTATTCTGGTGTCTATCCCCAAGCTCTCTTTGGGTCCTCTAAGCTGGTTAGGAGAACcaaagagggggagggggaaagaaagaaagaccacTCCAATTGAAAACCATAGACACTTAcgttttattttagtaaaaatttcaaattacGACTTTAGTAGTCTTTAAAAGGTTACAACCATACCATGGACTTTGGCAAAGCTGCAACGTATTAATTTTTATCCCCAGTTTCCATTCTTTAACCTTCaaggaatgaaaatgaaatcaaaattttaaaacacatgatTATAAGCCTTTGTATCAACTGAGAATTAAGAATTTAAGTCATGAATCTTTTTCTTAATAAGCTACTTGAcataacaaaaagcaaaaaaaaaaaaaaaaaaacagaaatcttacTAACCTCTGTACTCTAgagtttgaaaaatattgattACAGCTCTTCCTACAGAATCACGGTCACCTTCAAAATGCTATCcacaatagaaagaaaattatgaaagtcAGAAAGCAGCTTGATTGTCAGTAGTATCAGTTTCCATCTTCTTTAACCCATGTGAATGTTCAAGACATGTGGTAGAAGAAAAGGAATCATGCTATTTCTAATGTTCATGATAACAAACTCTCtaggaaaacatttaaagaaactcCATGATTTCACAGTTAAAATTAGAGCTCTATTAATAACCAACAAGCTAAGGTGTTTTCTATATCTCATTGCTCTGTATATTTCTAGCAATTTATAGAGAAGTTTAGCAGATCTATAAGGGTTTTCATCAGTTAATTTTCAACATTAACAAGGTCACATGCCAGAAGCTGttataccaaatatttaaaaattagagctgtgctgaaaaaaaaaatgacctacaATAAGAACTTGAGAGAGATACAGACTGACTTCCTGCCTGAGACAATTTTACAGCCTAAAATTTCTGAAAGCAACAGAAAAGCAGAATTGCTTATTTTGCCTAATTACTTTCaccatttaaatattaatcaacATAGCATCAAGTCTAAAATTCAGCTACTAGTAACATTATTTCATCAGTAGTCATCACTTAACAAAAAAGGATTCTAAACttatataaagttaaaaacaaaaataaatctaacAGGAAAAAGATGAGGGCCTGTTCTTATACCTTTGAGTCAACaatgaatgaaaacagaactAAAACTAATGAAGGCACTATCGTAAACAGCAATCCACACCTTGCCCACCCCCACACCTCAGAAAAAATTTATACCAGGAATCAAGAATTATGCTATGGCCCTTTAGGAAAAGTAAACTAAGAAATTGTAACATTAAGAAGGGAACGAAATTATGATCTctacacatgtatgtatactgACATAATAAACTACTGTCAGCAGTACCTTGAAATCTTCTAAACTGTATAAGTGCTAGTCTTTGAAGAAGCCCACTTCGCCACCATAAACTTCAAACAGTCAAAACGTTTACCCAAAGTAGTGGTTCTTAAACTAGACTGTGCATCAGAATAACCCCGCACTTGTTAAGAAACAATGCTAGGCGCCTCCCTGTTGGTTTCTGATTCACTACGTCTGGGGGTGGGGCCCACAAGTATGCATTCCTAACAacttctcaggtgatgctgaagCTGCAGGTCTTGGCACCACCTGTcaagaaccactggcttaaatTATTAATGGTACATCAGCACAGCCCTAACCAAAATTTTGGTCAAAATGCATGTAAACCAATAAGGATGGAGTATTTTAATGCTCACAAAGAATGCTAATAAATTCACCCTTATTACATCAAAACATCAACATCTGCTTCATGGTCTTCCTCAGTCACTTTCAAGGACAGCACCTCTTCGTTAAGGAAGAGCCCACTGAGCCTCTCCTTCCGGGCCTGCCTCTGCTCCTTCAGCTGCCTCTTGCGGAAGGCCTTCTGCTGTAACTTCCGCTGCTTGGATCGCttctgtcaaaataaaaatttctaaatcaGTTTGGTTTAGTTTTTGGCATATCCACCCCAAAATGTTTTGTGGATCAAATTCTCTATGTTCTAACTTTAAGAGATGTTCAAATCCTTCTGTAGTATGATCCTCATTCCAGTAAGTGAGCCACTGGCTTAGgcataaaaatgattaagattcCAATTTTGTGGTATTTGACCAGTGACTCTTCTGATTAGGAAGGGTTGAGACAATCATTTTGGCTAGTGATGCATAATGAGTCACTTCAaagacttctttttaaaattccattaagGTACATTGGTATAAATGCATACTGAACACACAATTAATACTAGGGGACAATACTGAATACAAATGTAGAGAACATTGCCCAGGTCTCTAATACTTATGATTCTCAGGTGCCTTTCATCCAAAAACACTAGCAATCTTATAATggcaggttaaaaaaaatcatgcctTTTTCGTAGTAGGCGAATACCATCTTAAAAACCCATCAGAAACTCAGTGGGTACTCCCATCCTTGTCACTGGTGAACTGATACTAAAAAGGAATGACCACATATCTAGGGAAATTCCTTAGCAACTAACAAAGCGGGCTATGTTTCTGCTACTTCCCTAAGAATCAGGGAAAGAATCACTGTGTATCTTCAAGTCACCACTTGGTCACCAAAGAGAGAGATTCTCTTATCATCTTTAAACTGGCTCCAGATTCTTGTCACTGCAAGGAATCAAACTCCCCTGCTAAGCCACAGGACCATTCTAAATATACttataccttcttttttttttttttaagtgcccaACAATATTATACAGAACTTTCTCAACTGTGAAAAGAGTAGACAGAAATTAGAGAAagtattagatttttaaattagctaagaagaaacatttaagattaaaacattaagaaaacatttaacGCACACAAAAGACATACACAACATTCTTAGGAGCTAATAGACAGCAAcatcagcaacatagtgagattcgcTCAGTAGTGAGTTGCAGTCAATATTGCAATCTTGAGAATAACTCATTATTTCCACCAATTTATCTTActtaaaacatacacaaaaatcaggtAAGATTGAATGCAATATGGTTGTGGGTCAAAACAGCATTTCAAAGCACTCAGCCAAGAGTGCTTTGTTCAACAGCAGAGCATCCTGCTTGTTCAATTAAGACCAAAACCCACAGGCATCTAGACAGCAGGATCATTTTAACTCTTCAAGAAATTTATATGAAGGAGTACTAATGTTAATATTGAAAGGTAAAGTTTTGTATTGATTAGACGTTTTACTTTTGAATCCCGAATCCGCTCTGCTGCACTTGCAGACAGGTTGCTGTCACTGTGTGCTCGACTCATGTTGGCACTGGAGTTTGAAGCAGAGTTTCCAACACTGGACCCACTGCTGCTTGCAGAACTGACCATGCTGGCACTGCTGCTGCTGGCGCTGGCACTGGCACCGCTCACTCCACTGGTGCTTGCACAACTAAAGTTGCTTCTCTTCCAGGCCTCTCTTGCAGGCCGTTGGCGAGGGCTATGCTCCTTGATATAGTTCCTGACCTTGGGAAGCACAACCACAAACTGGTTAGTGTTGCACCTTGATGTTCTACCTTCAAAATGCTGGGGGGAAAATAATATTGTACTTAATCTGAAAGACTGTCAAAAGTGCTGCAGATGCATATATAAGGTAGAATAGAAAGGCTAAATTTAGAAATAAGTACTAGAAAAATGAACAATGTtcaaaattctagaaaacatgTTATAGATCTGGATTTTAAAAGCACATAAAATATAATCAGTAAATGGAAGGCTACTCGCCTTCAGAAATTTAGGACTGTAAAAAAATAGCACTCAAAATACaaactaacaataaaataaaatagatgagaTTAGGCAGTTGTTAAAGGTCTCCATTTAAGATAATTTAAGTAAGCTGCTGATTTTATATAAGATTAGGGTGTTTCCTAAATCTTAGCTAGGGGCCAACGATACCTGTCTTCATATGCAAGACATCAATTTATCATACTAATGAAAAATTTGCTGGAATGTAGAAAATTATAGTATGTCTGCTGGGAGAAATACTGAAATGAGAgaaatttttcataaataatgataaatgcaaaacaaagaaacaaatccaAAGTAGAACGTAAGAACATTAAGTATTCATTCAACTACATAccagagaaaaagaacagcaaaaattGTATTTAGAAGATAccagaggccaggcgcagtggctcacgcctgtaatcccagcactttgggaggctgaggcaggtggatcacgaggtcaggagttcaagatcagcctggtcaagatggtgaaaccccatctctactaaaaatacaaaaattagccgggtgcggtggcaggtgcctgtaatcccagctactcgggaggctgaggcaggagaatcgcttgaacctgggcagtggaggttgcagtgagccgagatatcgccactgcactccagagtgagactccgtctcaaaaaaataaataaataaataaataagggggggaagaagaagaagataccAGAGATGCAGATTTCAGAACAGCAGAGGGAAAATTCACTAGGTTTCACCCTAGCCTGGCTCAATTATTACAGCATAAAACTACTCAAATCCCTCAGCTCAGATATTTACCAAAGAATAGCTCTCATTAATTAGTATTTTGTCGATTAGTCTCCTGTAAACTGAGTTAGAATAAATCTATACCTTAACCTAACCACCTCATAAGTGGTAACATTACATTTCAAATCCTATACAACTGAAAAGCAGGTTCTAGATTCACACTGATCCCAGAAAGGTACTGGCAGGTGAGATGTACATAAAACCTCTTAAATCAATGTGCCatcattttttctaatattacCTTTCACAGCAGTGATTTTGGCCTTAATTATCTATGTATTTACATATGATTATTTTAGTCTACATTTTATAAGATGGTGGTATTTTTAATAGGTAaataatctgtattttctttacaTACCTGCTTCAGTTTTTCATCTGTGAGACAGTTAAGTTCAATAATAAACTCACTGTCTGTAGGGGAGATTTGAGCAGAAGGATCAATGATCTTAATAATATCAAGTTGCTCCCGAAGACCCATCTCAGTACTCACTTTCCGACTCAGATACTCAATATATTCCACCTATGTGatgaaaaaattacaaataagatCATTGCTAAAAC encodes:
- the LOC105499695 gene encoding protein FAM199X isoform X1, coding for MSDEASAITSYEKFLTPEEPFPLLGPPRGVGTCPSEEPGCLDISDFGCQLSSCHRTDPLHRFHTNRWNLTSCGTSVASSEGSEELFSSVSVGDQDDCYSLLDDQDFTSFDLFPEGSVCSDVSSSISTYWDWSDSEFEWQLPGSDIASGSDVLSDVIPSIPSSPCLLPKKKNKHRNLDELPWSAMTNDEQVEYIEYLSRKVSTEMGLREQLDIIKIIDPSAQISPTDSEFIIELNCLTDEKLKQVRNYIKEHSPRQRPAREAWKRSNFSCASTSGVSGASASASSSSASMVSSASSSGSSVGNSASNSSANMSRAHSDSNLSASAAERIRDSKKRSKQRKLQQKAFRKRQLKEQRQARKERLSGLFLNEEVLSLKVTEEDHEADVDVLM